One segment of Dolichospermum sp. DET69 DNA contains the following:
- a CDS encoding cobalt-precorrin-6A reductase, whose translation MLRILILGGIGDAVELAAKVANIPGIEAIASLAGRTREPANLVGNVRIGGFGGVVGLVSYLREMQIDLLIDATHPFANQISENAAAATQEVGIPRLMVIRPPWEKLKDDCWLEVENNIAAAAVLANQAQRVFLTIGRQEIATFAHLQEIWFLMRMIDPPNTDVLLPPGLILCDRGPFTLENEQEILLKYNIDTIVSKNSGGNATYPKIIAARKLGIKVVMVNRPRIPPGEQVPDVEGALQWLNNKQTM comes from the coding sequence ATGTTGCGGATTTTAATTCTCGGTGGAATTGGTGATGCGGTAGAATTGGCTGCTAAGGTAGCAAATATTCCTGGTATTGAGGCGATCGCTTCTTTAGCCGGTCGTACCCGTGAACCTGCTAATCTGGTTGGTAATGTCCGAATTGGGGGTTTTGGTGGTGTAGTCGGATTGGTTAGTTATCTGCGAGAAATGCAAATTGATCTATTAATTGATGCTACTCATCCTTTCGCTAATCAGATTTCGGAGAATGCAGCCGCAGCCACACAGGAAGTAGGTATTCCTCGCTTAATGGTAATTCGTCCACCTTGGGAAAAACTAAAGGATGATTGCTGGTTAGAGGTAGAAAATAATATTGCTGCGGCTGCTGTTTTAGCGAATCAAGCTCAACGAGTATTTTTAACAATTGGTAGACAAGAAATTGCAACTTTTGCACATTTGCAGGAAATTTGGTTTTTAATGCGGATGATTGATCCACCAAATACTGATGTTCTCCTACCACCAGGATTAATTTTATGCGATCGCGGTCCTTTTACTTTAGAAAATGAACAGGAAATTCTACTCAAATACAATATAGATACCATTGTCAGCAAAAATAGTGGTGGTAATGCTACATATCCCAAAATTATCGCCGCCCGAAAACTAGGAATCAAGGTTGTGATGGTAAATCGTCCACGCATACCCCCAGGAGAACAAGTTCCAGACGTGGAAGGTGCTTTGCAATGGCTAAACAATAAACAAACAATGTAG
- a CDS encoding tetratricopeptide repeat protein, with protein MFRWLLQWLNKFLQYPFGSLRISDPQASQGNLVADQPPELTNADLELLFNELLEGVHQARGQQWALKYLQRMEPRITVDRWIDWLLIFGDKLLASPAPNLQLGKRMVKLGELGIGEVSNLSYDIGMQLLRRNLNQEYESKQESQEWEISIPTAQELDTPGQELLRQFGEQLWEYEDGSSVTNQLPSPMVENLFTGESLELSHESLAEDIVENGAKTKTENDYQSYEYRIQEFSQNIEEVIPEPESPKQKTQNYSLVNLEPHLASTLDELTVRLEQSNQLVQQLAAELVIRDSQIVQQSTSQIVVTNPAESLFYEGLQQAKAGDLLAALALYEQASQIQPQAYEYWFNQGLTLFYLQRLSEAIAAYDQTLALKPDLYRVWYIRGCILGELGDFDTAIASFDQAIAIKPTYQEAWSSRGLALLKLGLIGEAISSYDQALNLESQDPETWYYRGIALAVVEQYAEAIASYDQALDLQPNYHEVWIDRGVVLFSLKQWSQAIESWDQALAIQPEFYLAWYNRGVSFENLGRREDAIACYQQAIAIKPDFHPAWYNQAVALFYLDRFAPAISCYDSALEIKLDYWEAWLGRGAAAGHLTPQQSSLIVFSSISASNSALNLGGYEGKLASYQEGLKHLRPDTHPEGWGRLHIAIGNTYYEQGKKETAPRDYWHHAMSEYQLAISTLTPEDFPELHLEILQLLTKVLVCLGETVAAQELQKWGIELLQQLLTQPTRADENKKQLVLKFAGLGQLAVDLAVNTGDLVEAWEMAEQGKNNCLKWLIPDLNYQLHTGNYSSIQQLLNPSTAIVYWHLSPAALHTFIIKDQSPSPILLFTPIQDIDAIPEEVRRLIEFEHWLADWQESATVSKLLHLQNILNISTIIQELEGVDTIILIPHRDLYKLPLHSVFNLSFASISSEDVANYNIIYMPSLAMGLSLQSQSFSNGHKHHSNQDYPLLKFDSEALFMNQLASEIVSETFAISKDCLGY; from the coding sequence ATGTTCAGGTGGCTCTTGCAGTGGCTTAACAAATTTTTACAGTACCCCTTTGGTAGTCTGAGGATTAGTGATCCCCAGGCTAGTCAAGGCAATCTGGTGGCAGATCAACCACCAGAACTCACAAACGCGGATCTAGAGTTGTTATTTAACGAACTACTAGAAGGCGTACATCAAGCGCGAGGACAACAGTGGGCGTTGAAGTATTTGCAGCGGATGGAACCGCGAATTACTGTGGATCGTTGGATAGATTGGCTGTTGATATTTGGTGACAAATTACTGGCTTCCCCCGCACCGAATCTTCAGTTAGGCAAGCGCATGGTAAAACTGGGTGAGTTAGGGATTGGTGAGGTTAGTAACCTGTCCTATGATATTGGGATGCAGCTATTACGACGGAACCTAAATCAGGAATATGAGAGCAAGCAAGAGTCACAGGAGTGGGAAATTTCCATACCGACAGCCCAGGAGTTAGATACTCCTGGACAAGAATTGCTCCGCCAATTTGGGGAACAACTTTGGGAATATGAAGATGGGTCAAGTGTGACTAATCAGTTACCATCCCCAATGGTGGAGAATTTGTTTACTGGTGAGTCTCTAGAGTTAAGTCATGAGTCTTTAGCTGAAGATATTGTTGAGAATGGAGCTAAGACTAAGACAGAAAATGACTATCAGAGTTATGAGTATAGAATTCAGGAATTTTCCCAGAATATTGAGGAAGTAATTCCAGAGCCAGAATCTCCAAAGCAGAAAACCCAGAACTATTCTTTGGTGAATTTAGAACCGCATTTAGCATCTACTTTAGATGAGTTGACAGTGCGGTTGGAGCAAAGTAACCAACTTGTCCAGCAATTAGCGGCAGAATTGGTAATTCGTGATAGTCAAATTGTTCAGCAATCAACATCACAAATAGTTGTTACCAATCCAGCGGAAAGTTTATTTTATGAAGGTTTACAGCAAGCTAAAGCTGGAGATTTGTTAGCGGCCTTGGCTTTGTATGAACAGGCCAGTCAAATACAACCTCAAGCTTATGAATATTGGTTTAATCAGGGTTTGACACTGTTTTACTTGCAACGGTTGAGCGAGGCGATCGCAGCTTATGACCAAACACTGGCACTCAAACCCGATTTGTACAGGGTGTGGTATATCCGGGGTTGTATTCTGGGAGAGTTGGGAGATTTTGACACGGCTATTGCTTCTTTTGATCAAGCGATCGCCATTAAACCTACTTACCAAGAAGCTTGGTCTAGCAGGGGTTTAGCATTACTCAAGTTAGGTTTAATCGGGGAAGCCATTTCTAGTTATGATCAAGCTCTCAATCTGGAATCCCAAGATCCAGAAACTTGGTACTACCGGGGTATAGCTTTAGCTGTGGTTGAACAATATGCAGAGGCGATCGCTAGTTATGATCAAGCTCTCGATCTCCAACCAAACTATCATGAGGTGTGGATTGACCGGGGTGTGGTGCTATTTAGTTTAAAACAATGGTCCCAAGCAATTGAGTCTTGGGATCAAGCCCTGGCCATTCAACCTGAATTTTATCTAGCTTGGTATAACCGAGGTGTGTCCTTTGAAAACTTAGGTCGTCGTGAAGATGCGATCGCCTGCTATCAACAAGCGATCGCCATCAAACCCGATTTCCACCCCGCATGGTATAACCAAGCCGTAGCCCTATTTTACCTAGACCGTTTCGCCCCAGCTATATCCTGCTATGACAGTGCCTTAGAAATTAAATTAGACTACTGGGAAGCTTGGCTGGGTAGGGGTGCGGCTGCTGGTCATCTTACCCCCCAGCAATCATCACTAATTGTATTTAGTAGCATTTCTGCATCTAATTCTGCCCTGAACTTAGGCGGCTATGAGGGTAAATTAGCAAGTTATCAAGAGGGTTTGAAACATCTTCGCCCAGATACCCATCCAGAAGGTTGGGGAAGATTACATATAGCTATTGGTAATACTTACTACGAGCAAGGCAAAAAAGAAACCGCACCTCGTGATTATTGGCATCATGCCATGTCAGAATACCAATTGGCAATATCTACGCTGACACCAGAAGATTTTCCAGAATTGCATTTAGAAATTTTGCAATTGCTGACGAAAGTGCTTGTCTGTTTAGGAGAAACAGTAGCGGCACAGGAATTACAAAAATGGGGGATTGAATTATTACAACAATTACTCACACAGCCCACTCGTGCTGATGAAAACAAAAAACAACTGGTACTAAAGTTTGCAGGTTTGGGACAACTAGCAGTTGATTTGGCTGTAAATACCGGAGACTTAGTAGAAGCTTGGGAAATGGCCGAACAGGGGAAAAATAATTGTTTAAAGTGGTTGATTCCTGATTTAAATTACCAACTCCATACTGGAAATTATAGCTCTATTCAACAATTGCTTAATCCCTCCACAGCCATAGTTTATTGGCATCTTAGCCCAGCAGCTTTACACACATTCATTATCAAAGATCAATCACCATCACCCATTTTATTGTTTACACCCATCCAAGATATAGATGCAATTCCAGAAGAGGTAAGACGATTAATTGAATTTGAACATTGGTTAGCAGATTGGCAAGAGTCGGCAACAGTATCAAAACTATTACACTTGCAAAATATCTTGAATATTTCCACAATTATTCAAGAATTGGAAGGGGTAGATACAATAATTTTAATTCCCCACCGCGACCTATATAAGTTACCTTTACACAGCGTATTTAATCTGTCCTTTGCGAGCATATCTTCTGAAGATGTGGCAAATTACAATATTATTTATATGCCTAGTTTAGCAATGGGACTTTCTTTACAATCTCAGTCATTCTCCAATGGGCATAAACATCATAGTAATCAGGACTATCCTTTACTTAAATTTGATAGCGAAGCGCTCTTTATGAATCAATTAGCATCAGAAATTGTTAGCGAAACCTTTGCTATTTCTAAGGATTGTCTCGGTTATTAA
- a CDS encoding type II toxin-antitoxin system PemK/MazF family toxin — translation MKRGEVYDARLEMTEGSEQGGTRPVIIVSRDVINLSSPVVLAVPCTTYQDGKRVYPTQVLILSPDGGLKKDSIAMADQVRVLSKTRFLRLRGILSEVVMAHLEQALLIALDLPGC, via the coding sequence ATGAAAAGGGGTGAGGTATATGATGCGCGTCTAGAAATGACTGAAGGTTCGGAGCAAGGAGGAACTCGCCCAGTGATTATTGTTAGTCGTGATGTGATTAATCTATCCAGCCCAGTGGTTTTGGCAGTACCCTGTACCACCTATCAAGACGGGAAGCGAGTTTACCCCACTCAAGTTTTAATTTTATCACCAGATGGCGGACTCAAGAAGGACTCAATCGCAATGGCAGATCAGGTGCGGGTCTTATCTAAAACCCGCTTTTTGCGTTTAAGAGGAATACTTTCTGAAGTTGTAATGGCACATTTGGAGCAAGCATTGTTAATTGCATTAGATTTACCAGGGTGTTAA
- a CDS encoding CopG family transcriptional regulator, which yields MKTETVRTTLTIPRELLEATDKAVLEGKAKNRNDFVAQALRRELAMQKRSEIDAALAEMANDPDYHAEVLKLELEFATAQWEALQLGESPR from the coding sequence ATGAAAACAGAAACCGTTCGCACGACGTTAACCATTCCCAGGGAACTCCTAGAAGCTACAGATAAAGCGGTTCTGGAAGGAAAGGCAAAAAATCGGAATGATTTTGTCGCTCAGGCTTTGCGAAGAGAACTGGCAATGCAAAAGCGATCCGAAATTGATGCCGCATTGGCAGAAATGGCTAATGATCCAGATTATCACGCAGAAGTCTTAAAACTGGAGTTGGAATTTGCTACAGCACAGTGGGAGGCTTTGCAGTTAGGGGAATCTCCAAGATGA